CATTGTTTTCGTAATAAAGCTTTTTACCTTCCTTCTTTATCTTGGTCAAACATACTGTTTTGATGCCTAATAACTTTTCTGTCAAGGCGAAATCAATAGCTGTTTTTTGTTTTTCAGGGAAAATTTCAAGAAGAATTACATTCTCGGGATTTTCATCTCCTACAATCAGTTCCTTCAAATGGTTTTTAAAAATCTCATGAGGCATAGGATTTTTGATCTCTGAAATAAAAGGGTACACCTCACAGTATGTTTCTTCATATACTTTCTGAAAAGCATACAAAGAAGGAAAGGCTTGCAGTTCTATGAGTTGGGGTTCTATTTCCCCATTTCCACTTTTACAAACTCCAAAATCGATGGTGAAAAAATGAGGCTGATTCGTATCATTAGGAACTCTGCAATTATCAGGAATAGCTTTTTGAAGCGTTTCAACAGGGAGAGCCTTAATCTGACTAATAATACTTTCGCTGGCATCGAGTAATTTAGCCTCAAATTCTTTCGTAAGAAAAATCGGACTTTCTGATACTCTAAAACCCGGTTCTACACCTCCTTTTTGCTGCAAAATATCCTTCAGGTTTTTATATTTTTCATCTGAAAACTCCTTGTTGAACTGTTTTCTGTATTTTGGGATCATATTTTTTCTTTTGTGATGTTAAAAAAATCGAGCAGTAATGCCCGATGTTTTATTAGATGGAAGCCAGTTGCCGGAAGAGGGAAGTTTTTGAAGCTGAGATTTTAAAGCAAGAGCAATTGTACTGATACCTCATTAAAATCAAAAGTTTACCAGAAGTTTAGTTACTGTTAGAAACTTCCAGCCTCCTTCTTCCAGCTTCCTTACTTATTAAGTTAAGCCAAAGACTCAGCTTCCTTCAAAATGTTTTTTTTTGCGAACTGAAGAAATCTCGGAAGAATCTGGTTTCTGGTCAGGATGATTTTATCTTCATCATCTATTCTGTCCATCGTTTCAAGGTATTTCTCCATTCCGAAGTTTTCGATCATAGCTTCTCTGTTTTTGTCATCCTTAAGGTTTTCAATTAAAGCCTGAGGGCTTGCTTCCGGATGAAACTGAGTTCCAAAGATCTCATCAGAAAAACGAACCGCCATTACAGCTCTTTCCAGATTGATATGTGGACGGAATTTTTCAATGGCCATAACCGTCATTCCTAATTCTTCGAAACGATCATGATCAGGTTCAATGAATTGATAAGCTCTGGAATCTACCGCATAAAAAGGATCCTGAAGATTTTTAAATAAAAATTCATCTCTGCCTTCTCTTGTTTTGTGTACGGGCATCACTCCAAAAGAATAGGATTTTCTTTTACAGATATTTCCTAATTTCCAGTGAATACTCGCCAGTTGGAATGAATGACAAATCAGGAAAAGATACTTTTTATCTTCATTGTATTTATTATGTTCTAAAACGGAATCTAAAAAATGAGCAAACCTACTTTCCCACTCAAAACCTTCACGGTGTGGAGTCCCTGGTCCGCCTGAAGAAATAAAAATATCAAAGTCTCCAATCTCCGGCATTTCATCTTTAAACCTCACATCAAATGTCTTGATAATTACATTTTCTTCAGAGTTCTGCTGAAACGTTTCAGAAATTTCTTTAATGTTTCTAAAGCCTTGATTGACGTGATTATTGTTCATGTCCAGCAGAGCAATTCGAATATTTTTCATTACATCATATTTTTTGTAAAGTTACCAAAAATATTATGAAGCAGTCTCGCCATGTGTTATGCCATACTCTGTTTCCGAAATCATATAATCCACAACCTTAGTAAGATCGCCGGTTTCCTTGAATATCTGGAGTTGTCTGTCTGCGCCGGTTCCGTTTTCCAAAATTTTCCATGCGTATTCTACCTCATGACGGCATCCTAAATCGTCTACTACATCATCTATAAACTCCAGTAATTCTTTTAATAAGATAGGATAAGGAACAGATTCTTCTTTTCCAAAGTCAATCAGATGAGATTCGATGCCACTTTTTGAAGCACGCCATTTATTTTCGTTCAACAAGAGTCTTCTGTAGCTTCTGAAGCTTAGATTTTGTTGGTGAAGTTTATAAATTTTGGCCACTAAACTCTGCATAATGGCTGCAAGACATACTGTTTCATCAATTCTTAATGGCATATCACAGATCCTGAACTCAATGGTAGGGTAGAACGGGTGAACCCTTAAGTCCCACCATATTTTCTTGGCATTGTCAATGGTTCCTGTTTTTACCAGAAGATCAACATAGCTGTCAAATTCAGCTAAAGAGTTGAAGTAACTTGGAATACCGGTTCTCGGAAATTTAACGAAAATTTCCTGTCTGTAGGATTTAAACCCTGTATATCTTCCAATCCAGAATGGAGAATTGGTAGATAAAGCATAAACGTGAGGCAGAAAATAACGCATTACATTCTGAATTCTTACTCCTTCTTCACGATTAGGGATTCCAATATGTACGTGAAGCCCAAAAATCAGATTTTCACGGGCAACATCGCCCATATCATCTACGATTTTGATGTATCTTTCCCCTTGGGTGATACTATTGTCAGACCAATGAGAAAAAGGATGGGTTCCGCCTCCGGAAACACGTAATCCCTGTTCGTGGGCAGTATTGATCAAATGTCTTCTCAAATTCGTTAATTCTGCTCTGGCTTCCTGGATATTTTGACAGATTCCAGTCTCCATCTCAATCATGGATTCGTGCATTTCGTGCTTTAGATTTTCACTTAATACCGCCTTTCCACCTTCGATGATTTTTGATACATGAGAAATCAGATCCCTGCTTTCAACATCAATAATCTGATATTCTTCTTCGATTCCAATAGTAAACTGATGATGCATTGTCTTGTGTTTTTTTATTCTTTTTTTCAAACTTATTTTATGGAATCTTTCACAAAAGTTCCCCAAGTGATATTAGGTTTTCCCGGAACATATTCCTTGGCTTTTTCAATAGCCAGTTTTGCAGCATGTTCTATAATCCATGCAAAATTCTCTTCTCCTACAGAATTTCTGTCTGCATCCGGAGCTGGATTGCAGAAGTCGATCGCATAAGGAATACCATCTCTTACAGCAAATTCTACGGTATTGAAATCATATCCTAAAGCTTCATTCATTTTAATTGTATAATCATGAATGGTTTTCAATAATTTTTCAAGCTCTTTACCTTGTGTCTGGTGGGTTGTGGCATATCTCAGGTGATGCGGATTTCTAGGTTCATAAGGCATAATATGTACATATTTTCTGCCCAGGCAATAAACCCTGTAATAATCATCAAAGACAATTTCCTCCTGAACCATCATGACCAGTTGTTCTGTTTCTCCAAGCTTATTCCAAAGATCATCCGGGTTTTCTACTCTGTAAACGCTTTTCCAGCCACCACCATCGTGAGGTTTCATATAAGCCGGGAATCCTACATAATTGAAAATATATTCCCAGTCGTGAGGAAATTTAAGGTTTCTGAATGAAGTTTCCGAAGTATCGGTTGGTCTCTCATGAGAGGGAAGCAATACAGTTTTCGGTAACGGAATTCCTAATTTGCTCATCAGTGCATTATTAAAAAACTTTTCATCAGCACTCCACCAAAACGGGTTATTGATTACATAAGTGCCATTAAGTGCGGCATTTTTCAGATATGCTCTGTAAAAGGGAACATCCTGCGAAATTCTGTCGATGATGACGGCATAACCATAATCTGCACCTTGTTCAAGTTTATCAATGGTAACAGGCTCGGCCACAATATCTCCGCCACCCAGTTCATTGACTTTGTCTATAAATGCCCAGGGAAATGTGTCCTCCATACCGAATAGAATTCCTACTTTTTTTGTCATAATTTTTGTTTTTAATGGGTGTATATTTTTTCTATTTTATCTTTTTTTTGGATGAAAAAAGGTTTTCAGTCCAGATTTAGCTCGTGTGATTTCTTTGATTACCTCATCAAAGATCCTTTGAATTTTCGACCACTCCGGCTGAGGGAGATATCATGTCCTCAATTGTGATATTGGCAGAAACTGAAAATTTTAAATTTTCAAAAGACTTAATGCACACTCACACACAGGTAGTAGTAGCTTAAAATAACCTAAGTGTTAAAAACTTTAGTGCCTAAAAATAAAGGCTAAGTTTAAAAACTCTAAGAAAAATAAGCTCCAATAAATGTTGGAAAAACAAGTCTCCACAATGGCCAGTCGTGTCCAATCCATTTTCTTTCATCATACCAGAAATCAATGCCTTTTACCCTTAAAATTTCAGCCATTTCAATATTCTTGTCCTTACAGATATCCTGATCGGAAGTACTCAATACAATATGCATGTGTTTGTATTTCCAGGCTTCATCATTTCTTACAAACTCCCTTGGACAGTTGAAATAACCAGGTCATCAGAATAACCATTCATGAAGTTTCTTACACTGAAAGCTCCTGATAGACAAAATAAATGAGAAACCACATCTGGAAATCTGAAAGCGAAATTAGCGGCGTGATAGCCCCCAAAACTGGCTCCTGCCACTGCTACTCGATGAGTTTTATGAAGCTTTTGAATGTAGGGCACAAATTCCAAAATCAAAAACTGGACATAGCGTTCATAGTTTTTTATTCTCTGCTGTGGAGATATTTTTTCATCATAAAAACTCCAACTATCAATGGTCTGAATATTATAAAGCTTTACTTTTCCCTGTTCTACGAACCAATTGATGCTTCCGTTAAGATGAAAATCATGGTTCTGGGTGTATTGTCCTTGAGAAGTCGGGAACATAATGATAGGGTGTCCATAATTTCCGGTTACTTCTACTTTAAGGCTTGTTCCCAGTATATTGGAATAGTAGTCTGTATGTTCTATATGAGGCATTTTTTCTTATTTGGTTTTAATATGGTCATTATAATCTTTTGAGAAATTCAATTCCTCCGAGTTTGTCATGTTCCAGAATATCCAGTACCAAAGTTCCTAACTCAGGATGTTCCAGTATGATATTTTCTTTAAAGATCCATTGGGATCCGCGCTGATTGGCATCGGTAGAGTCAACGAATCTGTAATAGGTTCTGTTTTCCCATTTTCCAGTATTAATCTTGTCTAAATTATGAATTAAAACAGGCCTTTCTGGCAGATTTAATTTTATAAAATCAATACTGCTTTGAATATCAGTTTGCCTATTCATTTTTAAGACATTAATTTACTGCTTTTTGGAGGGAGAATATTGAGCATTTCTGCATTGATTTTTTCTGCAGCACTGTCCAATCTTTCCTCTATCACAGACGCTTCACTGGATTTGTAAACAATCCCAACATGATAGTCTATGGGGAGAAATTTTACAACTTCTTCACATTCAAATTTGCTGTAATCGGGTTCTTTATCTTTAATAAGAGCGACAATAAGTCCGGAGTAATAGCCTGTAGGAGGAGAGACACTATAGTTTTGGTTTCTTAAAAGAGCATCTTCGATTTTAGCCCATTCCCGCCAGATATTGACACCACTTGAAGCCTCTACCAAATCAGGAATATGTGCACCACCTACTCTTGAAGAGGTTTCCAGGAAGTACCATTTTCCATCTTCTTTTCCACGAATAAATTCTGTATGGGTAGCTCCGTTGAGAAGTCCGAAATTGGAAAGTACTCTGGAATTAATTTCTTCCAATGCTTTGAATTCATCAGAGTATCTTCCTAATGTTTTAGATCTGAAAACACCACCCTCATGAGAAACCTGCATAGGAGGAGCAAGATATTTTGATGCAGAAGTAAATACAATTTCTTTATTGAATGTAAGGCTGTCTACATGATATACATCTCCGGGTTTAAAGCTTTCCAGCAAGAAAAGATGGCGCTCTTCTCCAAGGATATCCAACGCTTCGTGAAGCTGTTCTTTAGTCATGATCTTTTTGATTCCTGATGCAGAAGCTTCCGATCGGGGTTTAAGTACCCAAGGTGCAGGAACTTTATCCACAAACTCATTCACCGTATCATCATTGAAAACAGCTGTGAATTCCGGAACATTAATCCCTGAATCTTTTGCTTTTTGACGCATGGCGAGTTTATCTCTGAAATAGCGATGGGTAGTTTGGCCCATTCCCGGAATACGAAAAGTTTCCCGGATCAGGGCAGCTTTTTCCACGTCATAGTCATCAAGAGCTACAACAGCATCCACTTTTCTGGTTTTCATCAGGTGTGAAAATCCCTGAATCAGATGCTCAAGGTTCCAGACAGACGGTTTAATTTCAGGCATATAAAATACCTCATCAATGGCATGCCAGGGCCAGTTTTTTTCTTTAAGATTTTCTGATGTTACTAAGATGATTTTATTACCGAGCTTCTTCATTTCATCCATGAAATCATAGCCCTTGTAATAGCACGAAATACATACTATAATTTTCTCCTCCATATAATGTTTTTTAAGTTTTAGTGAATTATCAAAAATAAAAGCAATTCTTTATTATTTGATTAATATCAAAAATTAAAATATGATATACTTTCCTAAATCACTAATCAAGTATACAGAGAATTTTTGTAATAAACTAATTTTTAGTGATAATTTTCGATTAAATCCGACAATAGTTGAACACCAAAACCAGTAGCTGCTTTTTCCTTAGCATATCCTACATTTCCAAAGGCAACTCCTGCGATGTCTAAATGTGCCCATTTAGGGTGGTTCTCAGTGAATTGCTCTAGAAATTTAGCGGCAATAATACAGTCTCCAACAGGTTTCATAGAGATGTTTTTTAAGTCGGCTACATCAGACTGAATATCGTCTTTCCAAATATCCCATAAAGGAAGATTCCAAAGCCTTTGATTGGTTTGATCTCCGGTTTTTATTAAAAGATTTTTCAATTCTTCATTATTAGAAAACATTGCTCCACAAGTATCGCCAAACATTCTTACTGAACTTCCTGTTAAAGTTGCGAGATCAATAAGGAAATCTGTTTTATAGTTTTTTGCTAAATAAGAAAGTCCGTCTGCAAGAATCAATCGGCCTTCTGCATCAGTATCAATAACTTCAATCGTTTTTCCATTGTAAGCTGTAATAACATCACTTGGGAGTAACGCTTTTTCAGAAACAGCGTTGTCTGTGATAGGAAGGATCGCGGTGATATTAACAGGAAGTTTCATTTCTGCAGCATAGATCAAGGCGCCTAGAACAGCTGTTGCACCACCCATATCAGATTTCATATAGTGCAGATTGGCAGAACCCTTGATGGAAATTCCTCCTGTATCAAAAAGAACACACTTCCCAACAAGTCCAAATGTTTTGGCATTTTTCACCGTGGTTTTATATTCCAAAATAGTAAATGCTGCATCATAGGCACTTCCTTGATTAACGGCAAGATAAGCCCCCAGTCCAAGCTCTTCACATTTCTTTCGATTGAAAACGGTATACTTTAATTCATATTTTTTGGCCATATTTTTAAGATATGAGCTAAAAATATCCGGTTTTTTGAGATTAGCAGGTTTGTTTAGCCAATCCTGACAGGCAATTTGTCCATTGCTTAAGGCTTCAGCTTTTTGGCTAATGTGATCCAGTCTTTTCTGGCTTAAATTCTCAAAATGCAGTTCGAATTTTGCATTCCAGAACGGGTGATTTTTTTCAAAAGGATAATTATAAGTTCCGATGAGGAGTCCCTTTACAAATTCTTCAAACTGTTTTTCACTAAGGAAATCGGCCAATAGTAAAGTTGAAACAGCTTGTAGTTTTTCTTTCTGGGATTGTGAAAATTTTACTCCAATCTGCTGGATTTCGAAGTTTTGAAAAGTAGATTTTCCCAGTCCGATAAAGTAAGTGATTCCTTCCTCATGGGCATTGATGAAAATCTCATACTTTTTTCCCGTGAAGAATGTTGAAATATTTTTATTGAAATTCTTGTTGGTCTTTGCCCATTCTTCCTCTGTGAATAAATGGAAAACCTGAGTGTAATTGTTATTTTTTTTGTTGATTAGTTTCATAAATCTAGTTCTTAATGCTTTGTTGTTGTGGTTTTACTTCGACAGGATTTTCTGTGTTGTCATAGAACAGCCATTCAATAGCTCTTGGGAATTCCTGAGACCAATAAAATTCATTGTGTGTTCCTTCAGGATTAATGTTGGTTCTGAATTCAAAATCGAAAAGGTTCTTTTTCTCCCATCTTTTCAAATATTCCTCGAAAATATGGATTCTTTTTACCATTTTGGAACCTTCCTGGCCACCGCCATATAAATATATTTTTGTTTTAAAAGGGACTCTGAAGTTCATCATTGGGAAGTTATTGTTTGGTTCTACCCAAAGAGAAGGCGAGAAAATCAATAATTTGGAGTAAACTTCAGGATAAAGAAAGCCACTGTAGATACTGATTAATGCTCCTAGTGAACTGCCACCGATTCCGGTGTTATCTCTGTCTTTTTTGGTGCGGTAATTTGCATCTACATAAGGTTTTAAAGTATCAGCAATAAAGCGGATGTATTTTTTTCCTTCAGAACCATTCGCAACATTATCATTATCGAAGATATACTCTTTAATTCTTTCTTCACTTCCATGTTCAATGGCAATCACAATGATGTCTCCACGCCCATATTCTGCAAGGATAGAAAGCTTTTTATCAATTTCCCAATTTCCGAAACCACT
This is a stretch of genomic DNA from Chryseobacterium tructae. It encodes these proteins:
- a CDS encoding type 1 glutamine amidotransferase produces the protein MKNIRIALLDMNNNHVNQGFRNIKEISETFQQNSEENVIIKTFDVRFKDEMPEIGDFDIFISSGGPGTPHREGFEWESRFAHFLDSVLEHNKYNEDKKYLFLICHSFQLASIHWKLGNICKRKSYSFGVMPVHKTREGRDEFLFKNLQDPFYAVDSRAYQFIEPDHDRFEELGMTVMAIEKFRPHINLERAVMAVRFSDEIFGTQFHPEASPQALIENLKDDKNREAMIENFGMEKYLETMDRIDDEDKIILTRNQILPRFLQFAKKNILKEAESLA
- a CDS encoding carboxylate-amine ligase, translating into MHHQFTIGIEEEYQIIDVESRDLISHVSKIIEGGKAVLSENLKHEMHESMIEMETGICQNIQEARAELTNLRRHLINTAHEQGLRVSGGGTHPFSHWSDNSITQGERYIKIVDDMGDVARENLIFGLHVHIGIPNREEGVRIQNVMRYFLPHVYALSTNSPFWIGRYTGFKSYRQEIFVKFPRTGIPSYFNSLAEFDSYVDLLVKTGTIDNAKKIWWDLRVHPFYPTIEFRICDMPLRIDETVCLAAIMQSLVAKIYKLHQQNLSFRSYRRLLLNENKWRASKSGIESHLIDFGKEESVPYPILLKELLEFIDDVVDDLGCRHEVEYAWKILENGTGADRQLQIFKETGDLTKVVDYMISETEYGITHGETAS
- a CDS encoding ATP-grasp domain-containing protein, which gives rise to MTKKVGILFGMEDTFPWAFIDKVNELGGGDIVAEPVTIDKLEQGADYGYAVIIDRISQDVPFYRAYLKNAALNGTYVINNPFWWSADEKFFNNALMSKLGIPLPKTVLLPSHERPTDTSETSFRNLKFPHDWEYIFNYVGFPAYMKPHDGGGWKSVYRVENPDDLWNKLGETEQLVMMVQEEIVFDDYYRVYCLGRKYVHIMPYEPRNPHHLRYATTHQTQGKELEKLLKTIHDYTIKMNEALGYDFNTVEFAVRDGIPYAIDFCNPAPDADRNSVGEENFAWIIEHAAKLAIEKAKEYVPGKPNITWGTFVKDSIK
- a CDS encoding alpha/beta hydrolase-fold protein; translation: MPHIEHTDYYSNILGTSLKVEVTGNYGHPIIMFPTSQGQYTQNHDFHLNGSINWFVEQGKVKLYNIQTIDSWSFYDEKISPQQRIKNYERYVQFLILEFVPYIQKLHKTHRVAVAGASFGGYHAANFAFRFPDVVSHLFCLSGAFSVRNFMNGYSDDLVISTVQGSL
- a CDS encoding ATP-grasp domain-containing protein, which produces MEEKIIVCISCYYKGYDFMDEMKKLGNKIILVTSENLKEKNWPWHAIDEVFYMPEIKPSVWNLEHLIQGFSHLMKTRKVDAVVALDDYDVEKAALIRETFRIPGMGQTTHRYFRDKLAMRQKAKDSGINVPEFTAVFNDDTVNEFVDKVPAPWVLKPRSEASASGIKKIMTKEQLHEALDILGEERHLFLLESFKPGDVYHVDSLTFNKEIVFTSASKYLAPPMQVSHEGGVFRSKTLGRYSDEFKALEEINSRVLSNFGLLNGATHTEFIRGKEDGKWYFLETSSRVGGAHIPDLVEASSGVNIWREWAKIEDALLRNQNYSVSPPTGYYSGLIVALIKDKEPDYSKFECEEVVKFLPIDYHVGIVYKSSEASVIEERLDSAAEKINAEMLNILPPKSSKLMS
- a CDS encoding leucyl aminopeptidase family protein; the protein is MKLINKKNNNYTQVFHLFTEEEWAKTNKNFNKNISTFFTGKKYEIFINAHEEGITYFIGLGKSTFQNFEIQQIGVKFSQSQKEKLQAVSTLLLADFLSEKQFEEFVKGLLIGTYNYPFEKNHPFWNAKFELHFENLSQKRLDHISQKAEALSNGQIACQDWLNKPANLKKPDIFSSYLKNMAKKYELKYTVFNRKKCEELGLGAYLAVNQGSAYDAAFTILEYKTTVKNAKTFGLVGKCVLFDTGGISIKGSANLHYMKSDMGGATAVLGALIYAAEMKLPVNITAILPITDNAVSEKALLPSDVITAYNGKTIEVIDTDAEGRLILADGLSYLAKNYKTDFLIDLATLTGSSVRMFGDTCGAMFSNNEELKNLLIKTGDQTNQRLWNLPLWDIWKDDIQSDVADLKNISMKPVGDCIIAAKFLEQFTENHPKWAHLDIAGVAFGNVGYAKEKAATGFGVQLLSDLIENYH
- a CDS encoding alpha/beta hydrolase-fold protein: MMRFELYTDEKDDRPVFITGNFNNWNPKDYNYQLKELNPGNYFIEIDNQSLSDEIEYKFTKGGWENVELDRYGNITPNRKVKKSLQAISDQVEKWRLNWGPFKEEFFPIAEVISEKFYIPQLDRYRKIWAVLPYDYHTSDKDYPVLYLQDAQNLFNEGSGFGNWEIDKKLSILAEYGRGDIIVIAIEHGSEERIKEYIFDNDNVANGSEGKKYIRFIADTLKPYVDANYRTKKDRDNTGIGGSSLGALISIYSGFLYPEVYSKLLIFSPSLWVEPNNNFPMMNFRVPFKTKIYLYGGGQEGSKMVKRIHIFEEYLKRWEKKNLFDFEFRTNINPEGTHNEFYWSQEFPRAIEWLFYDNTENPVEVKPQQQSIKN